The genomic region TAAGGCATGATAAACATTTTTTAGGAACCCACGCATAATCGCGGACTCAGAAACACTTGATAAACCACTGCCTAAACTGAATGCTAGAGATTGCATGAGCGTCAGCTACTTAAGACCTTAGTCAAGGCTAAATTAGTCCTGGAATCCTCAGTGAGGGCTAAGTGCCGTGTTGAGTTGTGATAAGGCTAATAAGGAGGAGGATGGGGGTCTACGTCGTGGGGAGGGTTAGGCTGGGCTTTGCTAATTTAACGATTGAATTCGTGGATAGGGACCTCGCCCTTAAACTCATTGATGAATGGGCCGAGAAAAGCACCTTCCCAGTCCAAGTCATCTATGGACCAGAGGGTTGTGGTAAGACTGCGTGGCTTCTGCAGTCAGTGGAGTTGCTTAGGGATTACGGGTTCGAGGTTGTTTATGTGAATCCAATCAATAGGCTTGCCTTTGCTGAGGTAAGCATCAGTAGCCTTAGGGAGGAGTTCTTCAAGCTGGTTAAGGAGGCTATTGCACAAAGTGCGTTGGCTAGAATCGCATGGATAGCGTACAACGTGGTTTATGACGTAATCAAGGCGACCAGGGGAAAAATAGCCATCATCGTTGACGACGCATTCCAGGTAATCGGCATCAAGGAGTCCGCATTATACGTGAAGGCACTGCTAAACCTCATTGAGTACCCACCCGAGCATTATGAGAGGATAGTCACGATAGCAGCAACGAGCGAGGGCGTGTCGAGGAGAGAAATAGGAAGACACACGTGGGCTTGGATAATACCCATGTGGAATATGCCGAAGAACGGGTTCAAGCAACTTTATGATCAAATACCGGGCAAGAAGCCGGACCTCGAAGAGGTCTGGCGGTTGACTGGGGGTAATCCGAGGATGCTTGAGGAATTGTATAAAGCCAATTGGGATGCTGATAGGGTGATTGGGGAGTTGATTAAGGGTAAGGGCGTTGATGTTTTTGTAAGCTCGCTAAGTGATAGTGAGAGGCGCATGTTGGCTAGGGCTGTTGAAGATCCAGACGTGCTATTCACGAGGGAGGGAATACCACTAATGAGCAAATTAATCGAGCTAAACCTGGTACTCGACATATCGGACAGGAAGCCATACCTATGGATAGACCAACCACCACCTGAGAAAGATGAGGAACTCGGGATTGGCAGGCGCGTCGCGTGGCAATCACCACTGCATAGAGAAGCCGTGAGGAGGATGCTTGAAGCGCAATCTCAATAAGTGTTTAAGGGAGGGATGCAGTGAATTAGCCGTGGATGCGGAGACCCTTGAGAGACCCCTACCTAAGCCAACCATGGAGAACTACATCATGTGAGGCTCCTGGATCATTGATTGAAGCCAAGCTATCCCTTAAATTCCTCAGCAAGGGCTTGGTTAGGGATGTCGCGGGTTGATGAGGAGAATTGAGGAACTGAAACCAAGAATCAAGTGGAGTGATGACTTGGAGAGTACGTTAAAGCCTTGAAGGAGGAGGCAGGTGTTGGTAAAAGTTAAACAATTCAATACTGATTTAGGGAGTCGAAATGAGGGTATGCATACTTGAG from Vulcanisaeta distributa DSM 14429 harbors:
- a CDS encoding ATP-binding protein translates to MGRVRLGFANLTIEFVDRDLALKLIDEWAEKSTFPVQVIYGPEGCGKTAWLLQSVELLRDYGFEVVYVNPINRLAFAEVSISSLREEFFKLVKEAIAQSALARIAWIAYNVVYDVIKATRGKIAIIVDDAFQVIGIKESALYVKALLNLIEYPPEHYERIVTIAATSEGVSRREIGRHTWAWIIPMWNMPKNGFKQLYDQIPGKKPDLEEVWRLTGGNPRMLEELYKANWDADRVIGELIKGKGVDVFVSSLSDSERRMLARAVEDPDVLFTREGIPLMSKLIELNLVLDISDRKPYLWIDQPPPEKDEELGIGRRVAWQSPLHREAVRRMLEAQSQ